A genomic region of Phoenix dactylifera cultivar Barhee BC4 unplaced genomic scaffold, palm_55x_up_171113_PBpolish2nd_filt_p 000186F, whole genome shotgun sequence contains the following coding sequences:
- the LOC120105067 gene encoding protein WVD2-like 7 isoform X1 translates to MATSVGQTYYGWSQEELSDRDDSQEASVSQMLDHGSISFGRFAAESLSWEKRSVFTHDRRQEELDKFSGLVAKKKAYFEEYYIRLRALKALEQNQQTELTLDYGGDGSNSSQTGEDDETALQHGSLREGAAETIDAPSTETENELNFKQDTKCSQALQTRPLYPGSTTSNIDSLRRSMEKIEPEKNFNHAVMQDLDRESLSSLSRSIEEIEQNDISSVDDKEILREQESPGSNVESGPPTNRSVSDVTNSRTGVSQHAPGHNLIPYKTKLAVEKPPDCKSVPEVKKEPVASVKTGLDLKHGTKTEVFKLSSRAKHSRQKLIGKADSSLHSSKTTANKVTSNNKSASVASHGSVYRSMFQYYQCMPVFSCHGKKIRQ, encoded by the exons GAAGCTTCGGTCTCGCAAATGCTTGATCATGGTTCTATATCCTTTGGAAGATTTGCAGCTGAGTCATTGTCATGGGAGAAAAGGTCAGTGTTTACTCACGACAGACGCCAGGAGGAACTGGACAAGTTTAGTGGCTTAGTTGCCAAAAAGAAAGCATACTTTGAAGAATACTACATAAGGCTTCGAGCTTTAAAGGCCTTGGAACAGAACCAGCAAACTGAGCTCACATTGGATTATGGTGGTGATGGTAGTAATTCTAGCCAAACTGGAGAAGATGATGAAACAGCTCTGCAGCATGGAAGTCTTAGAGAGGGGGCAGCAGAAACTATTGATGCCCCTTCTACAGAAACTGAAAATGAACTAAACTTCAAGCAGGATACGAAGTGCAGTCAAGCTCTTCAAACTAGACCGCTGTATCCAGGATCCACAACATCAAATATAGACTCGCTGAGAAGAAGCATGGAAAAAATTGAGCCAGAGAAAAACTTTAACCATGCTGTGATGCAAGACCTGGACAGAGAATCCTTGTCGTCATTAAGTAGAAGCATAGAAGAGATTGAACAGAATGATATCAGTAGTGTTGATGACAAAGAGATTCTGAGGGAACAGGAGAGTCCAGGGTCTAATGTTGAATCTGGGCCTCCTACCAACAGGTCTGTGTCAGACGTGACAAATTCTAGAACCGGAGTCTCACAGCATGCACCTGGTCACAACTTGATACCATACAAAACCAAACTGGCTGTTGAGAAACCTCCAGACTGTAAATCAGTTCCTGAAGTGAAGAAG GAGCCTGTTGCTTCAGTCAAGACTGGCCTGGATCTAAAACATGGAACAAAGACAGAAGTATTTAAGTTGTCAAGTAGAGCTAAACATTCACGACAGAAGCTAATTGGCAAGGCAGATAGCAGTCTCCATTCAAGCAAGACAACTGCTAATAAAGTCACAAGCAACAATAAATCTGCCTCAGTTGCTTCGCATGGATCAGTTTACAGAAGTATGTTCCAATATTACCAGTGCATGCCCGTTTTCTCTTGCCATGGAAAGAAGATCAGGCAGTAG
- the LOC120105067 gene encoding uncharacterized protein LOC120105067 isoform X2 yields MATSVGQTYYGWSQEELSDRDDSQEASVSQMLDHGSISFGRFAAESLSWEKRSVFTHDRRQEELDKFSGLVAKKKAYFEEYYIRLRALKALEQNQQTELTLDYGGDGSNSSQTGEDDETALQHGSLREGAAETIDAPSTETENELNFKQDTKCSQALQTRPLYPGSTTSNIDSLRRSMEKIEPEKNFNHAVMQDLDRESLSSLSRSIEEIEQNDISSVDDKEILREQESPGSNVESGPPTNRSVSDVTNSRTGVSQHAPGHNLIPYKTKLAVEKPPDCKSVPEVKK; encoded by the exons GAAGCTTCGGTCTCGCAAATGCTTGATCATGGTTCTATATCCTTTGGAAGATTTGCAGCTGAGTCATTGTCATGGGAGAAAAGGTCAGTGTTTACTCACGACAGACGCCAGGAGGAACTGGACAAGTTTAGTGGCTTAGTTGCCAAAAAGAAAGCATACTTTGAAGAATACTACATAAGGCTTCGAGCTTTAAAGGCCTTGGAACAGAACCAGCAAACTGAGCTCACATTGGATTATGGTGGTGATGGTAGTAATTCTAGCCAAACTGGAGAAGATGATGAAACAGCTCTGCAGCATGGAAGTCTTAGAGAGGGGGCAGCAGAAACTATTGATGCCCCTTCTACAGAAACTGAAAATGAACTAAACTTCAAGCAGGATACGAAGTGCAGTCAAGCTCTTCAAACTAGACCGCTGTATCCAGGATCCACAACATCAAATATAGACTCGCTGAGAAGAAGCATGGAAAAAATTGAGCCAGAGAAAAACTTTAACCATGCTGTGATGCAAGACCTGGACAGAGAATCCTTGTCGTCATTAAGTAGAAGCATAGAAGAGATTGAACAGAATGATATCAGTAGTGTTGATGACAAAGAGATTCTGAGGGAACAGGAGAGTCCAGGGTCTAATGTTGAATCTGGGCCTCCTACCAACAGGTCTGTGTCAGACGTGACAAATTCTAGAACCGGAGTCTCACAGCATGCACCTGGTCACAACTTGATACCATACAAAACCAAACTGGCTGTTGAGAAACCTCCAGACTGTAAATCAGTTCCTGAAGTGAAGAAG TGA